Proteins from a single region of Streptomyces vinaceus:
- a CDS encoding SCO1664 family protein encodes MPAPERLPAPGVSATGELEELLARGELTVVGRIREASNAVLLCTVTYGGLSAECVYKPVKGERPLWDFPDGNLAQRELAAYLVSEATGWGLVPPTVLRDGPYGEGMVQLWIGPGESGEPDGEDTGDGESGGGLLALVEGEEAGEGWKPVALADVGEGRTALLVHADDPRLRRLAVLDAVINNGDRKGGHLLPAPDGRLYGIDHGVTFHREDKLRTLLWGWAGEPLTEEAREVLTALAARLADGEPLATRLAELITPVELAAVRARVADLLRTGVHPQPSGQWPAIPWPPV; translated from the coding sequence GTGCCCGCGCCAGAACGGCTACCGGCGCCAGGTGTGAGCGCCACGGGGGAACTTGAGGAGCTGCTGGCGCGCGGCGAGCTCACGGTCGTCGGCCGGATCCGCGAGGCGTCCAACGCCGTGCTGCTGTGCACGGTGACGTACGGGGGCCTGAGCGCCGAATGCGTCTACAAGCCGGTCAAGGGCGAGCGCCCGCTGTGGGACTTCCCCGACGGGAACCTGGCGCAGCGCGAGCTCGCCGCCTACCTGGTCTCCGAGGCCACGGGCTGGGGCCTGGTACCGCCGACCGTGCTGCGCGACGGGCCGTACGGGGAGGGCATGGTCCAGCTGTGGATCGGCCCCGGCGAGAGCGGGGAGCCCGACGGCGAGGACACCGGTGACGGGGAGTCCGGCGGCGGCCTGCTGGCCCTCGTCGAGGGCGAGGAGGCGGGGGAGGGCTGGAAGCCGGTCGCCCTCGCCGACGTCGGGGAGGGCCGCACCGCGCTGCTCGTCCACGCCGACGACCCCCGGCTGCGCCGGCTCGCCGTCCTCGACGCCGTGATCAACAACGGTGACCGCAAGGGCGGCCACCTGCTCCCCGCGCCCGACGGGCGGCTCTACGGCATCGACCACGGGGTGACCTTCCACCGCGAGGACAAACTGCGCACCCTGCTCTGGGGCTGGGCCGGCGAACCGCTGACCGAAGAGGCCCGCGAGGTGCTCACCGCCCTGGCGGCCCGGCTGGCCGACGGGGAGCCGCTCGCCACCCGGCTGGCCGAACTGATCACCCCGGTCGAGCTGGCCGCCGTACGCGCCCGGGTGGCCGATCTCCTGCGCACCGGAGTGCACCCGCAGCCCTCCGGGCAGTGGCCGGCCATCCCCTGGCCGCCGGTCTGA